In Rutidosis leptorrhynchoides isolate AG116_Rl617_1_P2 chromosome 2, CSIRO_AGI_Rlap_v1, whole genome shotgun sequence, one genomic interval encodes:
- the LOC139892344 gene encoding kinesin-like protein KIN-7C: MYPNIFKFDRVYGCDSSTKQVYDEGVKGIALSVLYGINSSIFAYGQTSSGKTYTMSGITEYAIADIYDYISKQDNREFSLKFSALEIYNECVKDLLSSDGANLRLLDDPEKGTVVEKLTEANLRDCSHLMELIYACEAERQIGETALNEMSSRSHQILRLTVESSACEYRGADSGRTLAATVNFVDLAGSERASQTLAAGTRLKEGCHINRSLLTLGTVIRKLSKSGNGHVPYRNSKLTRILQNSLGGNARTAILCTMSPAHSHVEQSRNTLLFGSCAKDVSTNAQVNVVMSDKALVKQLQQELARLESEMKSFYASNDSMSIIRDMELQIEKMEIEIEDLTQQREDLTQQRDLAQSRLEQLIQVTGVDRRSLPWETGHLYESEQISQDITMNTEDESKEQNRSIEEISVSVNDNNVVIKPEDGRKEEDVCIDETLNLEKNNNIITEDFLATVDHGERSPCSSDTNISDSESMCVTRSKSCNEFTTITSSPPSESQMVTETMDNHEFDRDLKQQILPKSKSEADVMMNSQEDSHTHVTSLDDNAIEHTIKSSEATDYNKLVKETEPTSNNDWFIVFEKQRREIIELWHKCDTPLIHRTYFFLLFKGDQSDSVYMEVELRRLSFLKSAPSCDTSARALSRERIMLSKKLRKKFSPTQRDELFKKWGIPLDSKNRRVQLSHLVWTKTNDIDHIKDSAQIVAKLVGIVELNRTPNELFGLSFLPKSNNFKTSFWKATMSFT; this comes from the exons ATGTACCCAAACATCTTTAAATTTG ATCGGGTATATGGGTGTGACAGTTCAACAAAACAAGTGTATGATGAGGGAGTAAAAGGAATTGCTCTTTCTGTTCTTTATGGTATTAACT CTAGTATATTTGCCTATGGGCAGACAAGCAGCGGGAAGACGTATACCATGTCGGGGATTACAGAATATGCAATAGCAGATATATATGACTACATAAGCAAG CAAGATAATAGAGAATTTTCATTGAAATTTTCTGCTCTAGAAATCTATAATGAATGTGTCAAAGACCTTCTCAGCTCAGATGGGGCAAATCTCAGACTCCTTGATGACCCAGAG AAAGGGACGGTTGTTGAAAAACTGACGGAAGCTAATCTGAGGGACTGCAGCCATCTAATGGAGCTTATCTATGCGTGTGAAG CCGAGAGGCAGATTGGAGAAACGGCGTTGAATGAAATGAGTTCCAGATCTCATCAGATTCTGCGTCTG ACGGTTGAAAGTTCTGCTTGTGAATACAGAGGAGCTGACAGTGGAAGAACTCTTGCAGCTACTGTG AATTTTGTTGATTTAGCAGGAAGTGAGCGCGCTTCTCAAACCTTAGCCGCTGGCACACGGCTAAAAGAAGGCTGCCACATAAATCGTAGTTTGCTAACATTAGGAACTGTTATTCGCAAATTAAG CAAATCAGGAAATGGGCATGTACCTTACAGAAATTCAAAGCTAACGCGCATACTACAAAATTCCCTTGGAGGCAATGCAAGAACTGCTATACTTTGCACTATGTCTCCCGCACATAGTCATGTTGAACAATCAAGAAACACACTTTTATTTGGTTCATGTGCCAAAGATGTCAGTACAAATGCGCAAGTCAATGTGGTAATGTCAGATAAGGCGTTGGTGAAACAGTTGCAACAAGAACTGGCTAGATTAGAAAGTGAGATGAAGAGTTTTTATGCTTCGAATGATTCTATGTCAATAATAAGAGATATGGAGCTACAAATCGAAAAG ATGGAGATAGAGATAGAAGATTTGACTCAACAGCGTGAAGATTTGACTCAACAACGTGATCTTGCTCAATCTCGTCTCGAGCAATTAATACAAGTAACTGGAGTAGATCGAAGATCTTTGCCATGG GAGACTGGTCACCTTTATGAGTCGGAACAAATTTCTCAAGATATCACAATGAATACAGAGGACGAAAGCAAGGAACAGAATCGAAGTATTGAAGAAATATCAGTATCAGTTAACGATAATAACGTCGTTATAAAACCAGAAGACGGAAGAAAAGAAGAAGATGTATGTATTGACGAAACACTGAACTTGGAGAAAAACAATAACATCATTACTGAAGACTTTCTAGCAACCGTAGACCATGGAGAACGATCTCCATGTTCATCAGACACGAACATATCTGATTCAGAAAGCATGTGTGTTACAAGAAGCAAAAGTTGTAACGAATTCACCACGATCACATCATCTCCTCCATCTGAAAGTCAGATGGTGACTGAAACTATGGACAATCATGAATTCGACAGAGACTTAAAACAACAGATTTTACCTAAGTCAAAATCAGAAGCAGATGTTATGATGAATAGTCAAGAAGATTCTCATACTCATGTTACAAGTCTGGACGATAATGCAATAGAGCACACGATCAAATCAAGTGAAGCAACTGACTATAATAAACTA GTTAAGGAGACCGAACCAACATCCAATAATGACTGGTTTATAGTGTTTGAGAAACAAAGAAGAGAAATAATCGAACTGTGGCACAAATGCGACACACCTTTAATTCACAGGACCTACTTTTTCTTGTTATTCAAAGGTGATCAATCCGATTCTGTGTACATGGAAGTCGAGCTTAGAAGACTCTCGTTTCTCAAAAGCGCACCATCTTGTGACACCAG TGCACGTGCGCTTAGTCGTGAAAGAATAATGCTAAGCAAGAAACTTCGAAAGAAATTTTCACCAACGCAAAGAGACGAGCTCTTTAAAAAATGGGGAATCCCATTGGACTCCAAAAATAGAAGGGTCCAACTGTCACATTTAGTATGGACCAAAACGAACGACATAGATCATATTAAGGACAGCGCTCAGATCGTTGCAAAGTTGGTTGGGATAGTCGAGTTAAACCGAACACCAAATGAACTCTTTGGGCTAAGCTTTCTTCCTAAGTCAAATAACTTTAAGACCTCTTTCTGGAAAGCAACCATGTCCTTTACATAG